A stretch of Methanobrevibacter sp. DNA encodes these proteins:
- a CDS encoding DUF4013 domain-containing protein, with product MKVFYNSIKDAVRYGLADKLAILVIGGIMFLTALDHRFFDIPFHYSSILMLIVVGYGSFISWYAINGQDKHPRLNNIKKMAWEGFKKSCIIVAYSIFLTYIGHYGKEFLSSGNYLFGIILTVLFLLIYLMLIGGLFNRYLNNGKFLKAFDLVEIIKLLLSFDTRNFIRVLIAVVISQTFTVSVFIKIIPEIPSLELLLTFAFFFLAPFLYMANKRLVGLQVRNLLH from the coding sequence ATGAAAGTATTCTACAATAGCATTAAAGATGCAGTAAGATATGGTCTAGCCGATAAGCTTGCAATCTTAGTAATTGGAGGGATAATGTTTTTAACTGCATTGGACCATAGGTTTTTTGATATACCATTCCATTATTCCAGCATATTAATGTTAATCGTTGTGGGTTATGGTTCGTTCATCTCATGGTATGCGATTAATGGCCAGGACAAACATCCGAGGCTCAATAACATTAAAAAAATGGCATGGGAAGGATTTAAAAAGTCTTGTATTATAGTGGCCTATTCCATATTTCTAACATACATAGGACATTATGGAAAAGAATTCCTATCAAGTGGAAATTATTTGTTTGGCATAATCTTAACTGTCCTTTTCCTTCTAATCTATTTAATGCTGATTGGAGGATTATTCAATAGATATCTAAACAATGGAAAGTTTTTAAAAGCATTCGACCTCGTGGAAATTATTAAATTATTGTTAAGTTTCGACACTAGAAACTTTATTAGGGTTTTAATTGCAGTTGTCATTTCACAAACATTTACAGTTTCCGTTTTTATTAAAATTATCCCCGAAATACCAAGTCTGGAGTTGTTACTTACATTCGCATTCTTCTTTTTA